One Balaenoptera musculus isolate JJ_BM4_2016_0621 chromosome 13, mBalMus1.pri.v3, whole genome shotgun sequence genomic region harbors:
- the LOC118906289 gene encoding 60S ribosomal protein L36-like, producing MALRYPMAVGLNWSHKVAKSASKPRHSCRHGRLTKHTKFVRDMIQEVCGFASYERRAMELLKVSRDKRAFKFIKKRVGEHICAKRKREELSNVLAAMRKAAAKKD from the coding sequence ATGGCTCTGCGCTACCCCATGGCCGTGGGCCTCAACTGGAGCCACAAGGTGGCCAAGAGTGCGAGCAAGCCGAGGCACAGCTGCCGCCACGGGCGCCTCACCAAGCACACCAAGTTTGTGCGGGACATGATCCAGGAGGTGTGCGGCTTCGCCTCTTACGAACGGCGGGCCATGGAGCTGCTCAAGGTCTCCAGGGACAAGCGGGCCTTCAAGTTCATCAAGAAAAGGGTGGGGGAACACATCTGTgccaagaggaagagagaggagctgAGCAACGTCCTGGCCGCCATGAGGAAGGCGGCAGCCAAGAAGGACTGA